A window of the Xenopus laevis strain J_2021 chromosome 9_10L, Xenopus_laevis_v10.1, whole genome shotgun sequence genome harbors these coding sequences:
- the atp2a1.L gene encoding sarcoplasmic/endoplasmic reticulum calcium ATPase 1 isoform X1 yields MENAHAKTTEECLAYFGVNENTGLSPEIVKKNFEKYGPNELPAEEGKSIWELVAEQFEDLLVRILLLAACISFVLAWFEEGEETVTAFVEPFVILLILIANAVVGVWQERNAEDAIEALKEYEPEMGKVYRSDRKSVQRIKAREIVPGDIVEVAVGDKVPADIRIISIKSTTLRIDQSILTGESVSVIKHTEVVPDPRAVNQDKKNMLFSGTNVGAGKAIGVVIATGPNTEIGKIRDEMAATEQDKTPLQQKLDEFGEQLSKVISLICVAVWLINIGHFNDPIHGGSWIKGAVYYFKIAVALAVAAIPEGLPAVITTCLALGTRRMAKKNAIVRSLPSVETLGCTSVICSDKTGTLTTNQMSVCRMFVLDKVDGDICSLNEFSITGSTYAPEGEVLKNDKTVNAGQYDGLVELATICALCNDSSLDFNESKGVFEKVGEATETALTTLVEKMNVFNTDMRSLSKVERANACNSVIKQLMKKEFTMEFSRDRKSMSVYCTPAKASRAAVGNKMFVKGAPEGVIDRCNYVRVGTTRVPLTAAIKDKILTVIKEWGTGRDTLRCLALATRDTPPKREDMVLEDSTKFADYEIDLTFVGCVGMLDPPRKEVIGSIKLCREAGIRVIMITGDNKGTAIAICRRIGIFGENDDVSGLAFTGREFDDLPPAEQREACKRASCFARVEPSHKSKIVEFLQSFDEITAMTGDGVNDAPALKKAEIGIAMGSGTAVAKSASEMVLADDNFSTIVAAVEEGRAIYNNMKQFIRYLISSNVGEVVCIFLTAALGLPEALIPVQLLWVNLVTDGLPATALGFNPPDLDIMDRAPRSPKEPLISGWLFFRYLAIGGYVGAATVGAAAWWFMYADDGPEVTFYQLSHFMQCTEENVEFEGLECEIFESPVPMTMALSVLVTIEMCNALNSLSENQSLIRMPPWVNFWLLGSICLSMSLHFLILYVDPLPMIFKLTPLDLTKWLVVLKISIPVILLDELLKFVARNYLEEKK; encoded by the exons ATGGAGAACGCACACGCCAAGACCACCGAGGAATGTCTGGCCTATTTTGGGGTCAACGAGAACACTGGCCTGTCGCCTGAAATTGTCAAGAAGAACTTCGAGAAGTATGGACCCAATG AACTTCCAGCTGAGGAAG GAAAGTCCATATGGGAACTGGTGGCTGAACAGTTTGAAGATTTACTGGTCAGGATTCTGTTGTTGGCCGCCTGTATATCATTC GTACTGGCCTGGTTTGAAGAAGGTGAAGAGACAGTCACAGCGTTTGTTGAACCATTCGTCATTCTCCTTATCCTCATTGCCAATGCAGTTGTCGGCGTATGGCAG gaaagaaatgcagaagaTGCCATTGAGGCCCTCAAAGAATATGAACCTGAGATGGGCAAGGTGTACCGTAGTGACAGAAAGTCTGTGCAGAGAATCAAGGCCAGAGAAATTGTGCCAGGAGACATTGTGGAAGTAGCTG TTGGTGACAAAGTCCCAGCAGATATCAGAATTATCAGCATTAAGTCTACCACCCTCCGTATTGACCAGTCCATCCTCACAG GAGAGTCTGTTTCCGTCATCAAGCACACAGAAGTTGTCCCTGACCCCAGAGCTGTCAACCAGGACAAGAAGAACATGCTGTTCTCT GGTACCAATGTTGGAGCTGGCAAGGCTATTGGTGTTGTCATTGCCACAGGGCCTAACACAGAAATTGGCAAGATCCGTGATGAAATGGCTGCAACAGAGCAAGATAAGACCCCCCTGCAGCAGAAACTGGACGAGTTTGGAGAGCAGTTGTCCAAAGTTATCTCTCTCATCTGCGTTGCTGTGTGGTTGATCAACATTGGACACTTCAATGACCCCATCCACGGTGGCTCTTGGATCAAGGGCGCCGTTTACTACTTTAAAATTGCTGTGGCCTTGGCTGTCGCTGCTATTCCTGAGG GTCTCCCAGCTGTAATCACCACTTGTCTGGCTCTGGGTACAAGACGTATGGCCAAGAAGAATGCTATTGTGAGGAGTTTGCCCTCTGTAGAAACCTTGGGTTGCACATCTGTCATCTGCTCAGATAAGACTGGCACCTTGACCACCAACCAGATGTCTGTCTGCAGA ATGTTCGTGCTTgacaaagttgatggtgacatctgctccttgaatgagttctccatCACAGGATCCACCTATGCCCCTGAGGGAGAAGT TCTGAAGAATGATAAGACTGTGAATGCTGGCCAGTATGATGGGCTGGTTGAATTGGCCACAATCTGTGCACTTTGCAATGACTCTTCTCTTGATTTTAATGAG TCCAAAGGAGTCTTTGAGAAGGTTGGAGAAGCCACTGAGACTGCACTGACAACTCTTGTTgagaaaatgaatgtgtttaacACAGACATGAGGAGCCTGTCCAAGGTGGAGCGTGCCAATGCCTGCAACTCT GTGATCAAGCAACTGATGAAGAAAGAGTTCACCATGGAATTCTCCCGTGACAGAAAGTCAATGTCTGTCTACTGCACCCCAGCCAAAGCTTCCCGAGCTGCCGTTGGCAACAAGATGTTTGTTAAG GGTGCCCCAGAGGGTGTTATCGACAGGTGCAACTACGTACGTGTGGGCACAACCCGTGTTCCACTTACTGCAGCTATCAAGGATAAGATTTTGACTGTGATCAAGGAATGGGGAACAGGCAGAGACACCCTGCGTTGTCTTGCTCTGGCTACAAGGGACACCCCACCCAAGAGGGAAGACATGGTGCTTGAGGACTCCACCAAGTTTGCTGACTATGAG ATTGATCTTACCTTTGTTGGTTGCGTGGGTATGTTGGACCCCCCTCGTAAAGAAGTTATAGGCTCAATCAAGCTCTGCCGTGAGGCTGGTATCCGTGTCATTATGATTACTGGTGATAACAAAGGCACAGCTATTGCCATCTGCCGTCGTATTGGCATCTTTGGTGAAAATGATGATGTGTCTGGACTTGCCTTCACTGGACGTGAGTTTGATGACCTCCCCCCCGCAGAACAAAGAGAGGCCTGCAAGCGTGCTTCTTGCTTTGCCAGAGTCGAGCCCTCACACAAGTCCAAGATCGTGGAGTTCCTGCAATCCTTTGATGAGATCACAGCTATG ACTGGTGATGGTGTGAATGATGCCCCAGCTCTGAAAAAGGCTGAGATTGGTATTGCTATGGGCTCTGGTACTGCTGTGGCCAAGTCAGCCTCTGAGATGGTGTTGGCCGATGACAACTTCTCCACAATTGTGGCTGCAGTAGAAGAAGGCCGTGCCATCTACAACAACATGAAGCAGTTTATCCGCTACCTCATCTCCTCCAATGTAGGAGAGGTTGTCTG TATCTTCTTGACTGCTGCTCTGGGTCTTCCTGAAGCTCTGATCCCTGTGCAACTGCTGTGGGTCAACTTGGTCACAGATGGTCTGCCAGCCACAGCCCTGGGATTTAACCCCCCAGATCTGGACATTATGGATAGGGCACCTCGTAGCCCCAAGGAACCCCTTATCAGTGGATGGCTTTTCTTCCGTTACTTGGCCATTGGAG GTTATGTGGGTGCTGCCACTGTTGGAGCAGCTGCCTGGTGGTTCATGTATGCCGATGATGGACCTGAAGTTACTTTCTACCAGCTG AGCCATTTCATGCAATGCACTGAGGAAAATGTTGAGTTTGAGGGTCTGGAATGCGAAATCTTTGAGTCTCCTGTACCCATGACCATGGCTCTGTCTGTACTGGTCACCATTGAAATGTGCAATGCCCTCAACAG TCTGTCAGAGAACCAATCTCTGATCAGGATGCCCCCATGGGTGAACTTCTGGCTGTTGGGCTCTATTTGCTTGTCCATGTCCCTCCACTTCCTTATCCTCTATGTTGATCCACTTCCT ATGATCTTCAAGTTGACTCCTCTGGACCTCACTAAGTGGCTTGTTGTCCTGAAGATTTCCATCCCTGTCATCCTATTGGATGAACTGTTGAAATTTGTTGCCCGAAACTACTTGGAAG aaaaaaagtaa
- the atp2a1.L gene encoding sarcoplasmic/endoplasmic reticulum calcium ATPase 1 isoform X2, translated as MENAHAKTTEECLAYFGVNENTGLSPEIVKKNFEKYGPNELPAEEGKSIWELVAEQFEDLLVRILLLAACISFVLAWFEEGEETVTAFVEPFVILLILIANAVVGVWQERNAEDAIEALKEYEPEMGKVYRSDRKSVQRIKAREIVPGDIVEVAVGDKVPADIRIISIKSTTLRIDQSILTGESVSVIKHTEVVPDPRAVNQDKKNMLFSGTNVGAGKAIGVVIATGPNTEIGKIRDEMAATEQDKTPLQQKLDEFGEQLSKVISLICVAVWLINIGHFNDPIHGGSWIKGAVYYFKIAVALAVAAIPEGLPAVITTCLALGTRRMAKKNAIVRSLPSVETLGCTSVICSDKTGTLTTNQMSVCRMFVLDKVDGDICSLNEFSITGSTYAPEGEVLKNDKTVNAGQYDGLVELATICALCNDSSLDFNESKGVFEKVGEATETALTTLVEKMNVFNTDMRSLSKVERANACNSVIKQLMKKEFTMEFSRDRKSMSVYCTPAKASRAAVGNKMFVKGAPEGVIDRCNYVRVGTTRVPLTAAIKDKILTVIKEWGTGRDTLRCLALATRDTPPKREDMVLEDSTKFADYEIDLTFVGCVGMLDPPRKEVIGSIKLCREAGIRVIMITGDNKGTAIAICRRIGIFGENDDVSGLAFTGREFDDLPPAEQREACKRASCFARVEPSHKSKIVEFLQSFDEITAMTGDGVNDAPALKKAEIGIAMGSGTAVAKSASEMVLADDNFSTIVAAVEEGRAIYNNMKQFIRYLISSNVGEVVCIFLTAALGLPEALIPVQLLWVNLVTDGLPATALGFNPPDLDIMDRAPRSPKEPLISGWLFFRYLAIGGYVGAATVGAAAWWFMYADDGPEVTFYQLSHFMQCTEENVEFEGLECEIFESPVPMTMALSVLVTIEMCNALNSLSENQSLIRMPPWVNFWLLGSICLSMSLHFLILYVDPLPMIFKLTPLDLTKWLVVLKISIPVILLDELLKFVARNYLEV; from the exons ATGGAGAACGCACACGCCAAGACCACCGAGGAATGTCTGGCCTATTTTGGGGTCAACGAGAACACTGGCCTGTCGCCTGAAATTGTCAAGAAGAACTTCGAGAAGTATGGACCCAATG AACTTCCAGCTGAGGAAG GAAAGTCCATATGGGAACTGGTGGCTGAACAGTTTGAAGATTTACTGGTCAGGATTCTGTTGTTGGCCGCCTGTATATCATTC GTACTGGCCTGGTTTGAAGAAGGTGAAGAGACAGTCACAGCGTTTGTTGAACCATTCGTCATTCTCCTTATCCTCATTGCCAATGCAGTTGTCGGCGTATGGCAG gaaagaaatgcagaagaTGCCATTGAGGCCCTCAAAGAATATGAACCTGAGATGGGCAAGGTGTACCGTAGTGACAGAAAGTCTGTGCAGAGAATCAAGGCCAGAGAAATTGTGCCAGGAGACATTGTGGAAGTAGCTG TTGGTGACAAAGTCCCAGCAGATATCAGAATTATCAGCATTAAGTCTACCACCCTCCGTATTGACCAGTCCATCCTCACAG GAGAGTCTGTTTCCGTCATCAAGCACACAGAAGTTGTCCCTGACCCCAGAGCTGTCAACCAGGACAAGAAGAACATGCTGTTCTCT GGTACCAATGTTGGAGCTGGCAAGGCTATTGGTGTTGTCATTGCCACAGGGCCTAACACAGAAATTGGCAAGATCCGTGATGAAATGGCTGCAACAGAGCAAGATAAGACCCCCCTGCAGCAGAAACTGGACGAGTTTGGAGAGCAGTTGTCCAAAGTTATCTCTCTCATCTGCGTTGCTGTGTGGTTGATCAACATTGGACACTTCAATGACCCCATCCACGGTGGCTCTTGGATCAAGGGCGCCGTTTACTACTTTAAAATTGCTGTGGCCTTGGCTGTCGCTGCTATTCCTGAGG GTCTCCCAGCTGTAATCACCACTTGTCTGGCTCTGGGTACAAGACGTATGGCCAAGAAGAATGCTATTGTGAGGAGTTTGCCCTCTGTAGAAACCTTGGGTTGCACATCTGTCATCTGCTCAGATAAGACTGGCACCTTGACCACCAACCAGATGTCTGTCTGCAGA ATGTTCGTGCTTgacaaagttgatggtgacatctgctccttgaatgagttctccatCACAGGATCCACCTATGCCCCTGAGGGAGAAGT TCTGAAGAATGATAAGACTGTGAATGCTGGCCAGTATGATGGGCTGGTTGAATTGGCCACAATCTGTGCACTTTGCAATGACTCTTCTCTTGATTTTAATGAG TCCAAAGGAGTCTTTGAGAAGGTTGGAGAAGCCACTGAGACTGCACTGACAACTCTTGTTgagaaaatgaatgtgtttaacACAGACATGAGGAGCCTGTCCAAGGTGGAGCGTGCCAATGCCTGCAACTCT GTGATCAAGCAACTGATGAAGAAAGAGTTCACCATGGAATTCTCCCGTGACAGAAAGTCAATGTCTGTCTACTGCACCCCAGCCAAAGCTTCCCGAGCTGCCGTTGGCAACAAGATGTTTGTTAAG GGTGCCCCAGAGGGTGTTATCGACAGGTGCAACTACGTACGTGTGGGCACAACCCGTGTTCCACTTACTGCAGCTATCAAGGATAAGATTTTGACTGTGATCAAGGAATGGGGAACAGGCAGAGACACCCTGCGTTGTCTTGCTCTGGCTACAAGGGACACCCCACCCAAGAGGGAAGACATGGTGCTTGAGGACTCCACCAAGTTTGCTGACTATGAG ATTGATCTTACCTTTGTTGGTTGCGTGGGTATGTTGGACCCCCCTCGTAAAGAAGTTATAGGCTCAATCAAGCTCTGCCGTGAGGCTGGTATCCGTGTCATTATGATTACTGGTGATAACAAAGGCACAGCTATTGCCATCTGCCGTCGTATTGGCATCTTTGGTGAAAATGATGATGTGTCTGGACTTGCCTTCACTGGACGTGAGTTTGATGACCTCCCCCCCGCAGAACAAAGAGAGGCCTGCAAGCGTGCTTCTTGCTTTGCCAGAGTCGAGCCCTCACACAAGTCCAAGATCGTGGAGTTCCTGCAATCCTTTGATGAGATCACAGCTATG ACTGGTGATGGTGTGAATGATGCCCCAGCTCTGAAAAAGGCTGAGATTGGTATTGCTATGGGCTCTGGTACTGCTGTGGCCAAGTCAGCCTCTGAGATGGTGTTGGCCGATGACAACTTCTCCACAATTGTGGCTGCAGTAGAAGAAGGCCGTGCCATCTACAACAACATGAAGCAGTTTATCCGCTACCTCATCTCCTCCAATGTAGGAGAGGTTGTCTG TATCTTCTTGACTGCTGCTCTGGGTCTTCCTGAAGCTCTGATCCCTGTGCAACTGCTGTGGGTCAACTTGGTCACAGATGGTCTGCCAGCCACAGCCCTGGGATTTAACCCCCCAGATCTGGACATTATGGATAGGGCACCTCGTAGCCCCAAGGAACCCCTTATCAGTGGATGGCTTTTCTTCCGTTACTTGGCCATTGGAG GTTATGTGGGTGCTGCCACTGTTGGAGCAGCTGCCTGGTGGTTCATGTATGCCGATGATGGACCTGAAGTTACTTTCTACCAGCTG AGCCATTTCATGCAATGCACTGAGGAAAATGTTGAGTTTGAGGGTCTGGAATGCGAAATCTTTGAGTCTCCTGTACCCATGACCATGGCTCTGTCTGTACTGGTCACCATTGAAATGTGCAATGCCCTCAACAG TCTGTCAGAGAACCAATCTCTGATCAGGATGCCCCCATGGGTGAACTTCTGGCTGTTGGGCTCTATTTGCTTGTCCATGTCCCTCCACTTCCTTATCCTCTATGTTGATCCACTTCCT ATGATCTTCAAGTTGACTCCTCTGGACCTCACTAAGTGGCTTGTTGTCCTGAAGATTTCCATCCCTGTCATCCTATTGGATGAACTGTTGAAATTTGTTGCCCGAAACTACTTGGAAG TATAA